The Candidatus Thermokryptus mobilis genome contains the following window.
AATAAAACCCAGAATTATCAGGTAGCCAAGCTATGCTTGAAAACTTGCACCACTTCAAAACCTCATCATAATCCTTTCCAGTTAAAACATCCCTTATTCTTATCTCCTGCCAATCGCTACCACTAGTAGATACACCGTAAGCGAGAAATCTACCATCCTTGCTGTATGATAAATTCATAAGGGCAACCGTCCCATCCTCGCTAAACTTATTTGGGTCAATTACAAGTATATCTTTACCTTTCAAACCCTCCCGCATAAAAAGAACAGATTGATTTTGAAGACCATCATTTTTGAAGAAGAAATATCTTTCCCCAGCTTTAACTGGAACGGAATATCTGGGATAATTCATCAACTCCGTCAACCTATTCTTTATCTTATCATAAAAAGGGGTGGAGCGAATGAAATCAAAAGTGAGCCGATTCTGCTCATCAACCCACCGTTTTACTTCATCTGATTCAAAATCCTCAAGCCAACGATATGGGTCTTGAACTTTAAACCCATGATAATCATCAACGACATCAACCGTCTTTGTGGGTGGATAACTCAACTTCTGGGCAAATGCAGAAAATGTTATTAAAATAGCCAGAAGGAAAGTTTTAATCTTCATCTTATGCCTGTTTATTTAGTTTTTAATACCGCTATGTTCTCAATATGGTAGGTGTGGGGGAACATGTCAACAGGTTGAAGCAACTCTATTTCATAATTTGGGTTATATTCAAGCAACAATTTTACATCCCTTGCTTGAGTCGTTGGATTACAGCTGACATAAATTATTCTCTTGGGTTGAATTTTAGCTATCGCTCTGACCACATCCGGATGCATGCCAGACCTTGGTGGGTCAACTATTATAATGTTTGGTTTCCCAACCTCCTTCATCCAAGATTTATCAATATAGAGCTTATCTCTTAAATCGCCCGATATAAATTTACAATTTTTGACGCCGTTAATCTCGGCATTTCTCCAAGCGTCCTCAACAGCACTTTCAACAAGTTCAAGCCCAACAACTTCCCTCACATAAGAAGAGATAAAAATTGAAATCGTCCCAGTACCAGAGTAAAAATCATAAACGACATCATCGGGATTAAATTTTGCAAATTCAATTATCTTCTTGTAAAGTTTTTCCGCCTGCTTAGTGTTCGTCTGGAAAAAAGAATTTGAAGATATGCGAAAGACATAATCGCCAAGCTTTTCAGTTATAGTCCCGTCCCCGAAATAAACCCTCTCATATTCACCTGTTGAAATTTGCGCTCTTCTGGTATTTATGTTGTTAACAATGGTTGTAATATTCGGAAATTTTGAGATCATCTCTTTTGAAAAATCACCCATAATCTCGGGCGAATCCTCAAACGTCACAAGATTGACCATCACATCCCCGGTGTTTTTCCCCTCTCTTATAACGAGAAAACGCAAATAACCAGAATTCTTTTCAGTTGAATAAATTGAAACTTTTCTTGATTTGAAATAATCCCTCGTAAAGTTCAAAATCTCATTGCTCAGCTCCGACTGTAAAAAACATTCATCAATGTCAAGAACCTTATCGTATCTATCTGGAAGATGAAAGCCAAGGGCAAAATTTTTTTCAAGTTCAACTCCACTTTTAATTTCATCTTCAAGTAACCATCTTTGATCTGAAAACGAAAATTCAATTTTATTCCTGTAAAAGAAAATCTCATCCGAAGGTAATGTTTGAAGCACTACATTTTCAATCCCCTTGAAACCACCTATCCTTGTAAAGCTTTCAATCACATGGTCGCGCTTAAATTCAAGCTGGGCTTTATAATCAAGATTTTGCCACTTACACCCGCCACATATTCCGAAGAATTTACATCTCGGCTCAACTCTCAACTCCGAACCATTTAATATCTCAAGAGGTTCAGCCTCAGCATATGTCTTTTTAACCTTTGTAATTCGCACCCTTACCAAATCCCCAGGGACAACATTTCTGACGAAGACCACAAATCCATCAACCCTTGCTATGCTCTTGCCTTCAAAGACCGTTTTCTCAATTTTAACCTCTATTTCGCTTCCTTTTTCAAACATATCTATAATTTTGCTTGCGTTTCCAAAATCTCAAGAACTTTCTTCATATCCTCGGGAAGATCGGAATCAAAACGCATAAATTCATTTTTTGCCGGATGAATAAATCCAAGCGTTTTTGCGTGCAGTGCTTGTCTTTGCATTATCTTAAGAAGCTCGTCAACGAATAATTTTTTCTTTCTATCAATTCCACCCCAAGCAATCCTTCTTCCACCATAAGTAGGGTCACCGAAAACAGGATGACCGATATGTGCGAGATGAACTCTTATCTGATGCGTTCTTCCCGTTTTCAACCTTAATTTCACAAGGGATAAAAAACCAAATTTTTCAATTACTTCATACTCCGTAACAGCTGGCTTTCCACCGCGAACCACAGCAAATTTTGTCCTGTCACTTCGGCTTCTTCCAACTTCTGCTTCAATCACACCTCTATTTGAGTTAAAATGCCCCCAAACTATCGCCCAATATTCCCTTTCAACTATTTTGTGAAAAAACTGCCTTGCAAGTTGCCTGTGTGTTTCATCATCTTTTGCGACGACAAGCAATCCGCTCGTGTCCTTATCAAGCCGATGAACTATCCCAGGACGAACCTCACCCCCAGAAACATTTACCCGCGATAAACTTGAACAATGATATAGCAAAGCATTGACAAGTGTCCCAGTGTAATTACCATGACCTGGATGAGTGACCATACCGGCAGGCTTATTAACCACAAGGAGATATTCGTCTTCATAAACTATTTCAAGCGGGATTGGCTCTGGAAGGAGTTCAGGTCTTGGCTCTTTTGGTATCTTTACGATTATCCTCTCACCAGGTGCAATTTTATGACTTGGCTTTACAGTTCTTCCATTTACAAGGACAAGACCTGATTCAATCAATTTCTCTATTTTGCTTCTGCTTGCGTTCTCTATCTGGTTCACTAAAAATTTATCAATCCTCTCACGCTTTTCAACATTTGGGACGATAATTTCAACTTCCTTTAAAACTTTATGCTTTTTTACAAGTTCATCAAATTCATTCACCACTTTCAACATTTTTAAGACCGATCTCGGGATTTGTTTCCTTGTCGGTCAACTCTTTCTTTTGGCGAGCAAACAATAAAATTAAAACCCCAACTGTCACGGATGCATCCGCTATATTAAAAATCGGCCATCTATCAATGTGATACCCAAAAATGTTCATATCAAAGAAATCAACATCAATGAAATCAACGACCCGTCCGTGGAAAATTTTCCCATAGTTGAAAATAACACCATAGAAAATCCTATCAATTAAATTCCCAATCGCACCTCCGATTATCATACCGAGAGATAAACGGATTAAAAAACTGTCATTTCGCACCCTGTATAAATAGGCAAAGACAACTATCACAGCAAGAATTGCGAGAAAAGTCAGATAAAATTTATTTCCAAGATTTATCCCGAAAGCCATTCCGGGATTTTCTGTGTAAGTTATCCGAACGAAGTCACCTATAAGACGCTTTGATTCACCTATCCTCATACCGTCTACTTTTATTCCAAGCCAGGGTAATTCAAAACCACGGACGAGAAGTTTTGTGGCTTGATCAATTAAAACGATTAAAATTGATACATAAAGGATTTTCACTGCAAGTTAAAATCCTTTCTTTTGGGCAAGTTTACATTCAATACAAAGTTGAGTGTGCGGGACAGCTTCAAGTCGTCGCTTATCAATCAGCTTCCCACATTTTATACAAACCCCGTAAGTTCCCCTCTCAATTCTCATAAGCGCAGCATCAATGTAATTTAACATTTTCTCCTCGCGGGCGATGAAAAACATCGTTTTTTCTCTCTCTTCTGTCTCGGTCCCGTATTCCATGTGAATTGAATAAGGCGTTCCAACTGGCTTATCGTTCTGTGTCGTCGCCTCAATCAAGGATTGTTTGTGTGCTTCAAGCATTTCAAGTATCTCCTCACGCTTTTTAAGAAGAATTTGCTTGAAATGCTCAAGTTCCTCCTTTGAA
Protein-coding sequences here:
- the rlmD gene encoding 23S rRNA (uracil(1939)-C(5))-methyltransferase RlmD codes for the protein MFEKGSEIEVKIEKTVFEGKSIARVDGFVVFVRNVVPGDLVRVRITKVKKTYAEAEPLEILNGSELRVEPRCKFFGICGGCKWQNLDYKAQLEFKRDHVIESFTRIGGFKGIENVVLQTLPSDEIFFYRNKIEFSFSDQRWLLEDEIKSGVELEKNFALGFHLPDRYDKVLDIDECFLQSELSNEILNFTRDYFKSRKVSIYSTEKNSGYLRFLVIREGKNTGDVMVNLVTFEDSPEIMGDFSKEMISKFPNITTIVNNINTRRAQISTGEYERVYFGDGTITEKLGDYVFRISSNSFFQTNTKQAEKLYKKIIEFAKFNPDDVVYDFYSGTGTISIFISSYVREVVGLELVESAVEDAWRNAEINGVKNCKFISGDLRDKLYIDKSWMKEVGKPNIIIVDPPRSGMHPDVVRAIAKIQPKRIIYVSCNPTTQARDVKLLLEYNPNYEIELLQPVDMFPHTYHIENIAVLKTK
- a CDS encoding RluA family pseudouridine synthase, which produces MLKVVNEFDELVKKHKVLKEVEIIVPNVEKRERIDKFLVNQIENASRSKIEKLIESGLVLVNGRTVKPSHKIAPGERIIVKIPKEPRPELLPEPIPLEIVYEDEYLLVVNKPAGMVTHPGHGNYTGTLVNALLYHCSSLSRVNVSGGEVRPGIVHRLDKDTSGLLVVAKDDETHRQLARQFFHKIVEREYWAIVWGHFNSNRGVIEAEVGRSRSDRTKFAVVRGGKPAVTEYEVIEKFGFLSLVKLRLKTGRTHQIRVHLAHIGHPVFGDPTYGGRRIAWGGIDRKKKLFVDELLKIMQRQALHAKTLGFIHPAKNEFMRFDSDLPEDMKKVLEILETQAKL
- the lspA gene encoding signal peptidase II, which translates into the protein MKILYVSILIVLIDQATKLLVRGFELPWLGIKVDGMRIGESKRLIGDFVRITYTENPGMAFGINLGNKFYLTFLAILAVIVVFAYLYRVRNDSFLIRLSLGMIIGGAIGNLIDRIFYGVIFNYGKIFHGRVVDFIDVDFFDMNIFGYHIDRWPIFNIADASVTVGVLILLFARQKKELTDKETNPEIGLKNVESGE
- a CDS encoding TraR/DksA family transcriptional regulator produces the protein MPAKKKSKVKKAKVKSAKKVAKKKTVKKVAKRKNVSTPKSRVESINVNPSNANQKEQVKSSYSKEELEHFKQILLKKREEILEMLEAHKQSLIEATTQNDKPVGTPYSIHMEYGTETEEREKTMFFIAREEKMLNYIDAALMRIERGTYGVCIKCGKLIDKRRLEAVPHTQLCIECKLAQKKGF